Proteins from a genomic interval of Heteronotia binoei isolate CCM8104 ecotype False Entrance Well chromosome 5, APGP_CSIRO_Hbin_v1, whole genome shotgun sequence:
- the LOC132571197 gene encoding zinc finger protein 436-like isoform X2, protein MVENYGNVASLEGPPAAKPDLISWLEEKEEGFDQNSEEGERPADGDIVTMTGEENFQQEGLILEESPEPLPGGSQQTASFPAKATETDDIESESEWEPGEMMSEETEDEDTEQNYGSQNGPERQEEDPSAMWRNKTPDNQANNFHGALAQKKTYKGKRKNQCKVCGKSFTRKSSLKVHQRIHTGEKPYKCTVCSKGFCDKTSFLRHQRIHTGEKPYKCPDCGKSFNRTTNLITHQKTHVETREKTFHCSSCSKSFYNKYSLKTHWRSHTGEKPYKCSSCSKSFCDKSNLEAHWRVHTGERPFECSECGKTFSDRRTLLRHQRIHTGEKPYRCSECGKSFNDLATLLRHQKIHTGEKPYRCTECGKSFNQSSHLIRHQATHEQRQRGTSRGAKAASIGTNIGTNIFLDIGDFSQEGYYRYTHPTETFHWPLTSYSPSTDTGGGGGITNVWTIAESPVGDQPILVMKELPEDRTITL, encoded by the exons ATggtggagaactatgggaacgtggcctcgTTGG AAGGACCTCCAGCAGCCAAACCTGACCTCATTTCTtggctggaagaaaaagaagagggatTTGACCAAAACTCTGAAGAAGGGGAAAGACCGGCAG ATGGCGACATTGTGACAATGACCGGGGAAGAGAATTTTCAACAGGAAGGCCTCATATTGGAAGAGTCACCAGAGCCTTTACCAGGAGGGTCCCAGCAGACAGCTTCCTTCCCAGCCAAAGCTACTGAGA CTGATGATATCGAGAGCGAGAGTGAGTGGGAACCCGGAGAGATGATGTCTGAAGAAACAGAGGATGAAGATACAGAACAGAACTATGGGAGTCAGAATGGaccagaaaggcaggaagaagacCCATCAGCAATGTGGAGAAACAAAACCCCTGATAACCAGGCTAACAACTTCCACGGAGCACTAGCTCAGAAGAAAACatacaaaggaaagagaaagaaccaGTGCAAAgtttgtgggaaaagcttcactcgtAAGTCAAGCCTTAAGGTGCACCAGAGAATCCACACGGGTGAAAAGCCTTACAAATGTACAGTCTGTAGCAAGGGTTTTTGTGATAAAACCAGCTTTCTCAGGCACCAGAGGATCCATACTGGTGAGAAACCTTATAAGTGCCCAgattgtgggaaaagcttcaatcGGACCACCAACCTTATCACACACCAGAAAACCCACGTGGAGACTCGAGAGAAAACGTTCCACTGCTCCAGCTGCAGCAAGAGTTTTTACAACAAGTACAGCCTCAAGACGCACTGGCGCAGCCACACCGGGGAGAAGCCCTACAAATGCTCCAGCTGCAGCAAGAGCTTTTGCGACAAATCCAACCTGGAGGCCCACTGGCGGGTGCACACAGGCGAGAGGCCCTTCGAATGCTCGGAATGCGGGAAGACCTTCAGCGACCGCCGGACCCTCCTGCGGCACCAGCGCATCCACACCGGGGAGAAGCCCTACcggtgctcagagtgtgggaagagcttcaacGATCTTGCTACACTCCTGCGGCACCAGaagatccacacaggggagaagccataccgGTGCACAGAATGCGGGAAGAGCTTCAACCAGAGTTCACACTTGATCCGCCACCAGGCAACGCATGAGCAACGCCAGAGGGGCACCTCACGTGGGGCCAAAGCGGCTTCCATTGGAACCAATATTGGAACCAATATCTTTTTGGACATAGGTGATTTCTCCCAGGAGGGCTACTACAGGTACACTCACCCAACAGAAACCTTCCACTGGCCACTCACATCATACTCCCCTTCCACAGATACAGGAGGCGGAGGTGGCATTACAAATGTCTGGACTATTGCGGAGTCTCCTGTTGGAGATCAACCCATCTTAGTTATGAAAGAACTCCCAGAGGACCGAACCATCACCCTGTGA
- the LOC132571197 gene encoding zinc finger protein 260-like isoform X1 — MVENYGNVASLEGPPAAKPDLISWLEEKEEGFDQNSEEGERPAGCVPTGGVWDGKGDTEPLELLSNRSGREEVEDLGNQSETTMQEENQLIELWRKKSNDGDIVTMTGEENFQQEGLILEESPEPLPGGSQQTASFPAKATETDDIESESEWEPGEMMSEETEDEDTEQNYGSQNGPERQEEDPSAMWRNKTPDNQANNFHGALAQKKTYKGKRKNQCKVCGKSFTRKSSLKVHQRIHTGEKPYKCTVCSKGFCDKTSFLRHQRIHTGEKPYKCPDCGKSFNRTTNLITHQKTHVETREKTFHCSSCSKSFYNKYSLKTHWRSHTGEKPYKCSSCSKSFCDKSNLEAHWRVHTGERPFECSECGKTFSDRRTLLRHQRIHTGEKPYRCSECGKSFNDLATLLRHQKIHTGEKPYRCTECGKSFNQSSHLIRHQATHEQRQRGTSRGAKAASIGTNIGTNIFLDIGDFSQEGYYRYTHPTETFHWPLTSYSPSTDTGGGGGITNVWTIAESPVGDQPILVMKELPEDRTITL, encoded by the exons ATggtggagaactatgggaacgtggcctcgTTGG AAGGACCTCCAGCAGCCAAACCTGACCTCATTTCTtggctggaagaaaaagaagagggatTTGACCAAAACTCTGAAGAAGGGGAAAGACCGGCAG GCTGTGTTCCAACTGGCGGGGTATGGGACGGCAAAGGTGACACAGAACCCCTTGAGCTGTTGTCCAACAGAAGTGGGAGAGAAGAGGTGGAAGACTTGGGGAATCAAAGCGAGACAACGATGCAGGAGGAAAACCAGCTGATCGAGCTGTGGAGGAAGAAGTCAAATG ATGGCGACATTGTGACAATGACCGGGGAAGAGAATTTTCAACAGGAAGGCCTCATATTGGAAGAGTCACCAGAGCCTTTACCAGGAGGGTCCCAGCAGACAGCTTCCTTCCCAGCCAAAGCTACTGAGA CTGATGATATCGAGAGCGAGAGTGAGTGGGAACCCGGAGAGATGATGTCTGAAGAAACAGAGGATGAAGATACAGAACAGAACTATGGGAGTCAGAATGGaccagaaaggcaggaagaagacCCATCAGCAATGTGGAGAAACAAAACCCCTGATAACCAGGCTAACAACTTCCACGGAGCACTAGCTCAGAAGAAAACatacaaaggaaagagaaagaaccaGTGCAAAgtttgtgggaaaagcttcactcgtAAGTCAAGCCTTAAGGTGCACCAGAGAATCCACACGGGTGAAAAGCCTTACAAATGTACAGTCTGTAGCAAGGGTTTTTGTGATAAAACCAGCTTTCTCAGGCACCAGAGGATCCATACTGGTGAGAAACCTTATAAGTGCCCAgattgtgggaaaagcttcaatcGGACCACCAACCTTATCACACACCAGAAAACCCACGTGGAGACTCGAGAGAAAACGTTCCACTGCTCCAGCTGCAGCAAGAGTTTTTACAACAAGTACAGCCTCAAGACGCACTGGCGCAGCCACACCGGGGAGAAGCCCTACAAATGCTCCAGCTGCAGCAAGAGCTTTTGCGACAAATCCAACCTGGAGGCCCACTGGCGGGTGCACACAGGCGAGAGGCCCTTCGAATGCTCGGAATGCGGGAAGACCTTCAGCGACCGCCGGACCCTCCTGCGGCACCAGCGCATCCACACCGGGGAGAAGCCCTACcggtgctcagagtgtgggaagagcttcaacGATCTTGCTACACTCCTGCGGCACCAGaagatccacacaggggagaagccataccgGTGCACAGAATGCGGGAAGAGCTTCAACCAGAGTTCACACTTGATCCGCCACCAGGCAACGCATGAGCAACGCCAGAGGGGCACCTCACGTGGGGCCAAAGCGGCTTCCATTGGAACCAATATTGGAACCAATATCTTTTTGGACATAGGTGATTTCTCCCAGGAGGGCTACTACAGGTACACTCACCCAACAGAAACCTTCCACTGGCCACTCACATCATACTCCCCTTCCACAGATACAGGAGGCGGAGGTGGCATTACAAATGTCTGGACTATTGCGGAGTCTCCTGTTGGAGATCAACCCATCTTAGTTATGAAAGAACTCCCAGAGGACCGAACCATCACCCTGTGA